In one window of uncultured Draconibacterium sp. DNA:
- a CDS encoding AraC family transcriptional regulator → MKLYIKNMVCIRCQMVVKAELEKLGLRYVYVKIGEANIIGDVQLEQLEQLKVDLKKAGLLLMDNKKSVLVEKIKSAIIELVHYTEDQIKVNLSDYLSEKLNYDYTYLSNLFSEVKGTTIEKFYLTHKIERVKELIVYDELNLSEIAFKMHYSSVAHLSNQFKKYTGLTPTHFKKLKNIRRDTLEDV, encoded by the coding sequence TTGAAATTATACATTAAAAATATGGTTTGTATTCGCTGCCAGATGGTGGTAAAAGCCGAACTTGAAAAGCTCGGCCTTCGCTATGTTTATGTGAAAATAGGTGAAGCAAATATTATTGGAGATGTGCAGCTGGAGCAGTTAGAACAATTAAAAGTTGATTTGAAAAAGGCGGGCCTGTTACTAATGGATAACAAAAAAAGTGTGCTGGTTGAAAAAATAAAAAGTGCCATTATCGAATTGGTTCATTATACCGAAGATCAAATTAAAGTAAACCTTTCCGATTATCTGAGTGAAAAACTCAATTACGATTATACTTACCTGTCCAATCTTTTTTCAGAGGTGAAAGGTACTACCATTGAAAAATTTTATCTGACGCACAAAATTGAAAGGGTAAAAGAACTAATTGTTTATGATGAACTGAATCTTTCAGAAATCGCTTTTAAAATGCACTACAGTAGTGTCGCTCATCTTTCCAATCAGTTTAAAAAATACACCGGCCTCACACCTACACATTTCAAAAAACTCAAGAATATACGGCGCGACACACTCGAAGATGTGTGA
- a CDS encoding thiamine-binding protein: MSWKTNKVNVAIQVLPEADGKIKYELVDKAIETIQKSGYRYQVCPFETVVECGFHELPALLESIHAACGEAGTQRMITNMKLQVNFEKDVAIEDKMEKYA, from the coding sequence ATGAGTTGGAAGACGAATAAGGTAAATGTGGCCATTCAGGTATTGCCTGAAGCGGATGGAAAAATAAAATACGAGTTGGTTGACAAAGCAATTGAAACTATTCAGAAATCGGGCTACCGTTATCAGGTGTGCCCGTTTGAAACGGTAGTTGAGTGTGGATTTCATGAATTGCCGGCTTTGTTGGAGAGTATTCATGCAGCCTGTGGCGAAGCAGGAACACAACGAATGATAACGAATATGAAACTTCAGGTGAACTTTGAAAAAGATGTGGCCATTGAAGATAAAATGGAAAAATACGCGTAA
- the feoB gene encoding ferrous iron transport protein B: MKLSEARNNEPVVITKVLGHGSFRKRITEMGFIRGNEVRAIKDSPFKGPSEYKILNYNITLRKSEADQIEVIPASEFKKTSTANYEGTIDRNIDLIDQSARTKTINIALVGNPNCGKTTLFNFISGSKEKVGNYSGVTVDVHKATFKSGGYTFNFYDLPGTYSLTAYSKEEIFVRKFIYEETPDIVINVLDSTNLERSLFLTTQLIDMDLRVIMALNMFDELEKNELKLDKEELSKLVGIPLIPTVSSKGLGLDSLIEKVIEVFEGRDNFSRHIHINYGKELEKSIRTIRQKIKEDKPITDKISSRFLSIKLLEKDNQVIELLSKYSNFDEIQKVTLKEIKKIELLENDDSETVIANAKYSFITGALRETYSNKHKEKKTQSEKIDSVLTNRYLGFPIFTAMLFFIFWTTFKLGAYPMDWIDAGVVALGKFVGNIIPDGMLNDLLVDGIIGGAGSVLVFLPNILILFFFISLLEGSGYMARAAFIMDNIMHRFGLHGRSFIPMIMGFGCNVPAILATRSMRNRGDRILTMLIIPFMSCSARLPVYILIISAFFQKYEAWVLIGIYAVGILFAFITAQVLNKTVFKNKETPFVMELPTYRLPTFRNVVYHMWDKTQHYLKKIGTIILLGVIIIWALEYFPRKTNNTAGFEEQIEQITSSEIPEIQKEERIAEVNHSMESDRLINSYLGRTGKLIQPIMNPLGFDWKMSIAVVAGLPAKEIVVSTMGVLYQSQDGETTINLQQKLQNEVHQLGKHKGQAVFTTPAALAFIIFILLYFPCIGVVASIKNESGSWKWAAFSVFYTTALAWVAAFVTYNIGMLFV; encoded by the coding sequence GTGAAATTAAGCGAAGCAAGAAATAATGAACCGGTGGTTATCACCAAAGTTTTAGGTCATGGTTCGTTTCGGAAGAGAATTACTGAAATGGGATTTATCCGTGGCAACGAAGTTCGGGCCATAAAAGATTCCCCCTTTAAAGGCCCCAGCGAATACAAAATTCTGAACTACAATATTACGCTGCGGAAATCGGAAGCCGATCAAATTGAGGTTATTCCAGCGTCCGAGTTCAAAAAAACATCTACTGCCAATTACGAGGGTACTATTGATCGGAATATTGATCTTATCGACCAGTCGGCGCGTACAAAAACAATCAATATCGCATTGGTAGGTAATCCCAATTGCGGAAAAACCACGCTGTTTAATTTTATCTCCGGCTCGAAAGAAAAAGTTGGCAATTACAGTGGGGTGACGGTTGACGTTCACAAAGCCACTTTTAAAAGCGGCGGTTATACCTTCAACTTTTACGACCTGCCCGGCACATACAGTTTAACAGCCTATTCAAAAGAAGAAATTTTTGTAAGGAAGTTTATTTACGAAGAAACTCCCGACATTGTAATTAACGTACTGGATTCAACCAACCTGGAACGAAGTCTGTTTCTTACCACACAATTAATCGACATGGATTTAAGGGTTATAATGGCCCTGAACATGTTCGACGAGCTGGAAAAAAACGAGCTAAAACTGGACAAGGAAGAGTTGTCTAAACTGGTTGGAATTCCGCTTATCCCAACAGTTAGCTCAAAAGGACTGGGTCTTGATTCGTTAATTGAAAAAGTGATCGAAGTTTTTGAGGGCCGAGACAACTTTTCGCGCCATATTCATATCAATTATGGAAAAGAGCTTGAAAAGTCAATCCGCACCATTCGTCAGAAAATAAAAGAAGACAAACCGATCACCGATAAGATCTCGTCGCGTTTTCTGTCCATTAAACTGCTTGAAAAAGACAACCAGGTAATCGAACTGCTCTCGAAATACTCCAATTTCGACGAAATACAGAAAGTTACCCTGAAGGAAATAAAGAAAATAGAACTGCTTGAAAACGATGATAGCGAAACGGTTATTGCCAATGCCAAGTACAGTTTTATTACCGGTGCTTTACGCGAAACATACAGCAACAAACACAAGGAAAAGAAAACCCAATCGGAGAAAATAGATAGTGTGTTAACCAACCGCTACCTTGGATTTCCGATATTTACCGCAATGCTGTTTTTTATTTTCTGGACTACCTTTAAACTGGGAGCTTACCCAATGGACTGGATTGATGCGGGCGTAGTGGCATTGGGCAAATTTGTGGGCAATATAATCCCCGACGGAATGCTGAACGACCTCCTGGTTGACGGTATAATTGGTGGCGCCGGAAGTGTACTGGTGTTTTTGCCCAATATCCTTATTTTGTTCTTTTTTATATCCCTTCTCGAAGGTTCGGGGTACATGGCTCGTGCTGCCTTTATAATGGACAATATTATGCACCGCTTTGGCTTGCACGGCCGTTCATTCATTCCTATGATCATGGGGTTTGGATGTAATGTTCCGGCCATTTTAGCAACACGTTCCATGCGAAATCGTGGCGACCGCATTCTTACCATGCTTATCATACCGTTTATGTCGTGTAGTGCGCGGCTACCGGTATATATACTTATTATTTCAGCCTTTTTCCAGAAATACGAAGCCTGGGTTTTAATTGGAATTTACGCAGTTGGAATTCTCTTTGCGTTTATTACAGCGCAAGTGCTCAATAAAACGGTTTTTAAGAATAAAGAAACACCGTTTGTAATGGAACTCCCCACCTATCGTCTGCCAACTTTCAGGAATGTGGTATACCATATGTGGGACAAAACGCAACATTACCTAAAAAAGATCGGGACGATTATTTTGCTGGGTGTTATTATTATTTGGGCACTGGAATATTTTCCGCGAAAAACGAATAATACTGCCGGTTTTGAAGAACAAATTGAGCAGATAACAAGCTCGGAAATACCCGAAATACAAAAAGAAGAACGCATTGCTGAGGTAAACCATTCCATGGAATCCGACCGTTTAATCAACTCCTACCTTGGCCGAACCGGAAAACTCATTCAACCGATTATGAATCCGTTAGGTTTCGATTGGAAAATGAGTATTGCCGTGGTAGCAGGTCTGCCGGCAAAAGAAATTGTGGTGAGTACCATGGGAGTGCTTTACCAATCGCAGGATGGCGAAACAACCATCAACCTGCAGCAAAAATTACAAAACGAAGTTCACCAGTTAGGCAAACATAAAGGACAGGCAGTATTTACCACTCCTGCTGCACTGGCATTTATAATTTTTATTCTGCTTTATTTCCCGTGTATTGGTGTTGTGGCAAGCATTAAAAACGAATCGGGCTCGTGGAAATGGGCCGCGTTTTCAGTATTTTACACCACGGCGTTGGCGTGGGTAGCAGCGTTTGTAACTTATAATATAGGCATGTTATTCGTATAA
- the rpe gene encoding ribulose-phosphate 3-epimerase, with the protein MRALVAPSILSADFNNLGKDIEMINQSEADYIHFDVMDGVFVPNISFGIPVIKHVKKIAEKPLDVHLMIVDPDKFIEPFVDAGASIITVHYEACRHLHRTVQLIKSFGAKASVCLNPHTPIAVLEDIIGDLDMVLLMSVNPGFGGQAFIENTFKKVAQLRELINNRNSDCKIEIDGGVNYETGKKLLDKGADVLVAGSFVFSAGNPKEIISGLKSL; encoded by the coding sequence ATGAGAGCTTTGGTAGCACCCTCCATTCTGTCGGCCGACTTTAACAATCTCGGAAAGGATATCGAAATGATCAATCAAAGTGAAGCTGATTATATTCATTTTGATGTAATGGATGGTGTGTTTGTTCCGAATATATCATTCGGGATTCCGGTAATAAAACATGTAAAAAAAATCGCAGAAAAACCGCTCGATGTGCATTTGATGATCGTTGATCCGGATAAATTCATCGAGCCTTTTGTTGACGCCGGCGCATCAATTATCACGGTGCATTACGAGGCTTGTCGTCATTTGCATCGTACGGTTCAGCTAATAAAATCATTTGGTGCCAAGGCAAGCGTGTGTTTAAATCCACATACGCCAATAGCCGTTTTAGAGGATATTATCGGCGATTTGGACATGGTGTTGCTGATGTCGGTAAATCCGGGTTTTGGTGGCCAGGCATTCATTGAAAATACTTTCAAGAAAGTGGCTCAGTTGCGGGAACTTATCAATAACAGAAATAGTGACTGTAAGATTGAAATTGATGGTGGTGTAAACTACGAAACGGGTAAAAAGTTGCTCGATAAAGGAGCGGATGTACTTGTTGCCGGAAGTTTTGTTTTTAGCGCCGGGAATCCAAAAGAAATTATTTCAGGATTAAAATCATTGTGA
- a CDS encoding RNA polymerase sigma factor RpoD/SigA, whose protein sequence is MRQLKITKQVTNRDTLSLDKYLHEIGKVELLSAEKEVELAKRIKKGDREALETLIKANLRFVVSVSKQYQNQGLSLPDLINEGNLGLIKAAERFDETRGFKFISYAVWWIRQSILQALAEQSRIVRLPLNKIGSINKINKAFNKLEQEFQREPTVDEVAELMESKPDLVEDSMNFSSTHVSMDAPLREEDANNLYDVMLNEDSPDPDGELMDNSLRKEIERSLSTLGEREAEILRYYFGLKGYQPHTLEEIGDVFGLTRERVRQIKEKAIKKLKNQYRNRLLKSYLGK, encoded by the coding sequence ATGAGACAACTAAAAATTACCAAACAGGTTACTAATCGCGACACCCTCTCGCTGGATAAGTACCTGCATGAAATTGGGAAGGTAGAGTTGTTGTCTGCGGAGAAAGAAGTGGAGTTAGCCAAACGCATAAAAAAAGGTGATCGCGAAGCTTTGGAAACGCTGATAAAAGCAAACCTCAGGTTTGTTGTTTCCGTTTCGAAACAATACCAAAATCAGGGGCTAAGTCTGCCGGATTTAATAAATGAAGGAAATTTAGGATTGATAAAAGCTGCGGAACGTTTTGATGAAACCCGCGGATTTAAATTTATATCGTACGCCGTATGGTGGATTCGCCAATCGATACTTCAGGCTTTGGCCGAACAATCGAGAATTGTTCGTTTACCTTTGAATAAAATTGGCTCGATAAATAAAATCAACAAAGCATTTAATAAGTTAGAGCAGGAATTTCAGCGCGAACCCACTGTTGACGAAGTGGCAGAATTAATGGAGTCAAAACCGGATTTGGTAGAGGATTCTATGAATTTTTCAAGTACACATGTATCAATGGATGCCCCTCTTCGTGAAGAGGATGCGAATAATTTATATGATGTGATGCTAAACGAAGATTCACCGGATCCAGACGGAGAGCTGATGGATAATTCACTTCGTAAAGAAATTGAACGATCATTGTCTACCCTGGGAGAACGTGAGGCGGAAATTCTGCGGTATTACTTTGGTTTGAAAGGATATCAACCGCATACCCTGGAAGAAATTGGCGATGTTTTTGGATTAACGCGCGAACGCGTTCGTCAAATAAAAGAAAAAGCAATAAAAAAACTAAAAAATCAATACCGAAACAGGTTACTAAAATCATACCTGGGTAAATAA
- the thrC gene encoding threonine synthase: MKYYSTNRNTPDVSLKEAVVKGLAADNGLFMPERIEKFEPVFFDNIQNLSFQEIAFEVAKKFFGEDIEEAKLKEIVYDTLQFDCPVVKVADSIYSLELFHGPTLAFKDVGARFMARLLNHFLGKQEKLVNVLVATSGDTGSAVANGFLGVDGIHVYVLYPKGKVSDIQESQFTTLKQNITALEIDGTFDDCQHLVKTAFLDDELNKKLVLTSANSINVARFLPQAFYYFNAYARLKEAGKLDSNQLVVSVPSGNFGNLTAGLIAAEMGLPVKQFIAANNENDVVFEYLNSGEYKPRPSVETIANAMDVGAPSNFARILDLYKNEHAIVAQKIKGYRYSDKQIREVVLKVYNECNYLCDPHGACGYQSLSEYLSENEIGVFLETAHPAKFTETVEKVIGKGKVELPEKLAAFMKGEKQSEQMTSEYAVFKSYLLNQPN; the protein is encoded by the coding sequence ATGAAATATTATAGTACAAATAGAAATACACCTGATGTTTCTTTAAAAGAAGCAGTTGTAAAAGGATTGGCAGCCGATAACGGATTGTTTATGCCCGAGCGGATTGAAAAGTTCGAGCCTGTTTTTTTTGATAACATTCAAAACCTGTCGTTTCAGGAAATTGCTTTTGAAGTGGCAAAGAAATTCTTTGGCGAAGATATTGAAGAGGCTAAATTAAAGGAGATCGTTTACGATACGTTACAGTTTGATTGTCCGGTTGTAAAAGTTGCCGATTCTATTTATTCCCTGGAACTGTTTCATGGGCCAACACTGGCATTTAAAGACGTTGGCGCGCGTTTTATGGCGCGTTTACTGAATCATTTTCTAGGCAAACAAGAGAAATTGGTAAACGTTTTGGTGGCCACATCGGGCGATACCGGAAGTGCTGTTGCCAATGGTTTCCTGGGCGTTGATGGCATTCATGTTTACGTACTTTATCCAAAAGGAAAAGTTAGTGATATTCAGGAATCGCAGTTTACAACACTGAAGCAGAATATTACAGCGCTTGAAATTGACGGAACTTTCGACGATTGTCAGCACTTGGTGAAAACGGCATTCCTCGATGATGAACTGAATAAAAAGCTGGTACTTACATCGGCTAACTCAATAAATGTTGCTCGTTTTCTTCCGCAGGCATTTTATTATTTTAATGCTTATGCCCGCCTGAAAGAAGCAGGGAAACTCGATAGTAACCAATTGGTTGTTTCAGTGCCCAGCGGAAACTTTGGAAACCTTACGGCAGGATTGATTGCAGCAGAAATGGGATTGCCGGTAAAACAATTTATTGCAGCTAATAACGAAAACGATGTGGTTTTTGAATACCTCAACAGCGGAGAGTATAAACCTCGCCCGTCGGTTGAGACCATTGCCAATGCTATGGATGTGGGGGCACCGAGCAACTTTGCGCGTATTCTCGATTTGTACAAAAACGAACATGCGATAGTTGCCCAAAAAATTAAAGGTTACCGCTATTCTGATAAGCAAATCAGGGAAGTTGTTTTGAAGGTTTACAACGAATGCAACTATTTATGCGATCCGCATGGAGCATGTGGGTATCAGTCGTTAAGCGAATATTTGTCGGAAAATGAAATTGGTGTTTTTTTGGAAACAGCACATCCGGCAAAGTTCACTGAAACTGTGGAGAAGGTTATTGGAAAAGGCAAAGTTGAGTTGCCTGAAAAGCTTGCCGCCTTTATGAAGGGCGAAAAACAAAGTGAGCAGATGACCAGTGAGTATGCTGTTTTTAAAAGTTATCTTCTGAATCAGCCGAATTGA
- a CDS encoding cofactor-independent phosphoglycerate mutase: MKHIIILGDGMSDEPLAAYGGKTPLQMAKKPHIDWLAKNGQSGLLKTVPESMHPGSEIANMAVMGYDVETVFEGRGVLEAASMGVELQPGDMGMRCNLICVEDEKIKNHSAGHISTEEAEVLIQYLNEKLGTDKIKFYPGVSYRHLLVIKDGIKDFSFTPPHDVPGSPFADCLPKAKTDAAKETADLVTDLILKSQELLKEHPVNLKRKAAGKDPANCVWPWSPGYKPAMPTLKEMFGIENSAVISAVDLIHGIGVYAGMKVIHVEGATGLYDTNYEGKAQAAIEVLKENDFVYLHIEASDEAGHEGDVELKTKTIEYLDQRVVKYILEETAKMDEEVAIAILPDHPTPCALKTHTRDAVPFTIYKPGAKADEVEVYDEFDPRKGILGTLKGDEFIREFLK, from the coding sequence ATGAAACACATAATTATACTTGGCGATGGCATGTCCGACGAGCCACTCGCTGCTTATGGCGGAAAAACTCCGCTGCAAATGGCAAAAAAACCACATATCGATTGGCTGGCAAAAAACGGCCAGTCGGGCTTATTAAAAACCGTACCGGAAAGTATGCATCCGGGTAGCGAAATTGCAAACATGGCCGTAATGGGCTACGATGTTGAAACGGTTTTTGAAGGCAGGGGAGTGCTGGAAGCTGCAAGCATGGGGGTTGAATTACAGCCCGGAGACATGGGGATGCGTTGCAACCTGATTTGCGTTGAAGATGAGAAGATTAAAAACCACTCGGCGGGACATATTTCAACTGAAGAGGCAGAAGTACTAATTCAATATCTTAATGAGAAACTGGGAACAGATAAAATAAAATTCTATCCGGGCGTTTCGTATCGTCATTTGCTGGTGATAAAAGATGGTATAAAAGATTTTTCTTTCACTCCGCCGCACGATGTGCCGGGATCACCATTTGCCGACTGTTTGCCAAAAGCAAAAACCGACGCAGCAAAAGAAACCGCTGATTTGGTTACTGATTTGATCTTAAAATCACAGGAACTTTTAAAAGAACATCCGGTGAACCTTAAGCGCAAAGCGGCTGGAAAAGACCCTGCTAACTGTGTTTGGCCCTGGTCGCCGGGTTATAAACCGGCCATGCCAACGTTAAAGGAAATGTTTGGTATTGAAAATTCTGCGGTAATTTCAGCTGTCGATCTGATTCATGGAATTGGCGTGTATGCCGGAATGAAAGTAATTCATGTTGAAGGTGCAACCGGTTTATACGATACCAACTACGAAGGAAAAGCACAGGCTGCAATTGAAGTGCTGAAAGAAAATGATTTTGTGTATTTACACATCGAAGCCAGTGATGAAGCCGGCCACGAAGGAGATGTGGAGCTAAAAACAAAAACCATTGAATACCTCGATCAACGTGTGGTAAAATACATTCTGGAAGAAACGGCAAAAATGGACGAGGAAGTGGCAATTGCTATTTTGCCTGATCATCCAACACCCTGTGCACTAAAAACACATACCCGCGATGCCGTGCCGTTTACCATTTACAAACCGGGTGCTAAAGCCGATGAAGTTGAAGTTTACGATGAATTCGATCCGCGCAAAGGCATTTTGGGAACTTTAAAAGGTGACGAATTTATTCGTGAATTTTTGAAATAA
- the thrA gene encoding bifunctional aspartate kinase/homoserine dehydrogenase I — protein sequence MKVLKFGGTSVGSAANIKRVKDIVLNQNDDVVVVVSALGGITDKILTAAHNAASGTGDFHTELTEIRQKHNETISELFNGSGSVKENVDVLLDELEKLLTGITLVGELTSKTLDRIAGLGERISSHIVAEFIGCPRKDSSEFIQTDSNFGKAAVDFEVTNSKITKTFAGFKGAAVVPGFISKNAKGEFTTLGRGGSDFTASILAAALDVEILEIWTDVNGFMTADPRVIRKAYTIPEITYSEAMELSHFGAKVIYPPTILPVYKKGIPIQIKNTFDPENPGTKIVKGVKNGFDRPIKGISSISGITLVTLQGIGMVGVTGISMRLFTALAKVNVNVILISQASSENSISVAIEEKALDVAEAAIREEFEKEISTGQVNKIELESSVSVVAIVGENMKHTTGIAGKLFSTMGKSGVNIIAIAQGASELNISWVVKNEDLRKTLNVVHESFFLSENVELNIFLMGIGTVGGNLLQQIKQQQERLLKENHLRLKLAGIANSKKMLFHRDGIEIDSFKEQLDASEKTSSLQGFVDEIKEMNIYNSVFVDCTANDAVADLYNEILSSNVSIVTANKVAASSEYDNYAELKKIAKKKGIKFLFETNVGAGLPIINTLNDLVNSGDKVLRIEAVLSGTLNYIFNTISADIPLSKTIQMAKEEGYSEPDPRVDLSGVDVARKILILARESGYRIEMDDISINRFVSEELFAGTLDEFWAGVSELDAKFEIQRQRLEAENKKWRFVAKFENGKAEAGLQEVDSTHPFYDLEGSNNLVMYTTERYHEFPMLIKGYGAGASVTAAGVFADLIKVSNI from the coding sequence ATGAAAGTGTTAAAGTTTGGTGGAACATCCGTAGGTTCCGCCGCAAACATTAAACGTGTAAAAGACATTGTACTAAACCAGAACGACGACGTTGTTGTGGTAGTATCGGCCCTTGGAGGCATAACCGATAAAATTCTAACGGCAGCACACAATGCTGCCTCTGGTACAGGCGACTTTCATACGGAACTTACGGAAATCAGACAAAAACACAATGAAACAATAAGTGAGCTTTTTAACGGATCAGGATCAGTAAAAGAGAATGTTGACGTACTACTCGACGAGCTGGAGAAATTACTTACCGGTATAACTTTGGTGGGCGAATTAACATCGAAAACACTTGATCGTATTGCGGGTTTGGGTGAGCGAATTTCGTCGCATATTGTTGCCGAATTTATTGGTTGCCCCAGAAAAGATTCGTCGGAGTTTATCCAAACCGACAGCAACTTTGGTAAAGCAGCAGTTGATTTTGAAGTGACCAACAGCAAAATCACAAAAACTTTTGCCGGGTTTAAAGGTGCGGCCGTTGTTCCCGGTTTTATCTCGAAAAATGCCAAGGGCGAATTTACTACGCTGGGGCGGGGAGGATCCGATTTTACCGCGTCTATTCTTGCGGCAGCGCTCGACGTTGAAATTCTGGAGATCTGGACCGATGTAAACGGTTTTATGACTGCCGATCCGCGCGTGATACGTAAAGCATACACTATTCCTGAGATCACTTATTCCGAGGCAATGGAACTTTCGCATTTTGGTGCCAAAGTAATTTATCCTCCAACCATTTTGCCGGTGTACAAAAAGGGAATTCCAATTCAGATTAAAAATACATTTGATCCTGAAAATCCCGGAACAAAGATTGTTAAAGGTGTGAAGAATGGATTCGATCGCCCGATTAAAGGTATTTCATCCATTTCAGGAATTACGCTTGTTACTTTGCAGGGCATCGGAATGGTTGGTGTTACCGGAATTTCAATGCGATTGTTTACCGCACTTGCAAAAGTAAATGTGAATGTGATTCTGATTTCGCAGGCGTCATCGGAGAATTCAATCAGTGTGGCTATTGAAGAAAAAGCACTGGATGTGGCAGAAGCTGCAATTCGTGAAGAATTTGAAAAGGAGATTTCCACCGGACAGGTGAATAAAATAGAGCTCGAAAGTAGCGTTTCGGTTGTAGCCATTGTTGGTGAAAACATGAAACATACTACCGGTATTGCAGGCAAACTTTTCTCTACCATGGGAAAAAGTGGTGTAAATATTATTGCGATCGCGCAGGGAGCATCGGAGCTGAATATTTCGTGGGTAGTTAAAAACGAAGACCTGCGAAAAACGCTGAATGTGGTACACGAATCGTTCTTCCTGTCGGAGAATGTGGAGCTAAATATTTTCCTCATGGGGATTGGTACTGTTGGAGGAAACCTGCTTCAGCAGATAAAGCAACAACAAGAACGTCTTTTAAAAGAAAATCACCTGCGATTGAAGTTGGCCGGAATTGCCAACTCAAAAAAAATGCTCTTTCACCGCGATGGAATTGAAATTGATTCCTTTAAAGAGCAGTTGGATGCTTCAGAGAAAACATCTTCGTTGCAGGGGTTTGTTGACGAGATCAAGGAGATGAATATTTACAATTCTGTGTTTGTGGATTGTACGGCCAACGATGCAGTTGCTGATCTTTACAATGAAATTTTAAGTTCCAACGTTTCCATTGTTACGGCCAATAAAGTAGCCGCTTCATCGGAGTACGATAATTATGCCGAACTGAAAAAAATCGCCAAAAAGAAAGGGATTAAATTTCTTTTCGAAACCAATGTTGGTGCAGGTTTGCCAATTATTAATACACTTAATGATTTGGTAAATTCGGGCGATAAAGTGTTGCGGATTGAAGCTGTTCTTTCCGGTACGCTTAACTATATTTTCAATACAATTTCGGCTGATATTCCATTGAGTAAAACCATTCAAATGGCCAAGGAAGAAGGTTATTCAGAACCCGATCCTCGTGTTGATTTAAGTGGTGTTGACGTGGCTCGTAAAATTTTGATTCTTGCCCGCGAGTCTGGTTATCGTATTGAAATGGATGATATTTCGATCAACCGTTTTGTCTCCGAAGAACTTTTTGCCGGTACACTCGATGAGTTTTGGGCCGGTGTTTCGGAGTTGGATGCCAAATTTGAAATCCAGCGTCAGCGACTTGAAGCTGAAAATAAAAAATGGCGTTTTGTGGCTAAGTTCGAAAATGGTAAAGCCGAAGCCGGATTGCAGGAGGTTGATTCTACGCATCCGTTTTACGACCTGGAAGGAAGCAATAACCTGGTAATGTACACAACCGAACGCTACCATGAATTCCCGATGCTGATAAAAGGATACGGTGCCGGAGCTTCTGTAACCGCAGCCGGAGTATTTGCCGATTTAATAAAAGTGTCGAACATCTAG
- the recA gene encoding recombinase RecA has protein sequence MTKEERALMNKDKLKALQLTMDKIEKSYGKGSIMRMGDRADEDVPAISSGSIALDVALGVGGFPKGRVIEIYGPESSGKTTLAIHAIAEAQKAGGIAAIVDAEHAFDPSYARKLGVDIDELLISQPDNGEQALEITDNLIRSGALDIVVIDSVAALTPKAEIEGEMGDSKMGLQARLMSQALRKLTANINRTKTCCIFINQLREKIGVMFGNPETTTGGNALKFYASVRLDIRRIGQIKDGDEVNGNHVRVKVVKNKVAPPFRKAEFDIMYGEGISKSGEIIDLGVQFNIIKKSGSWFSYGETKLGQGRETVRQLVIDNPELAQELETKIVEAITGTTTE, from the coding sequence ATGACAAAAGAGGAAAGAGCTCTGATGAATAAAGACAAGCTGAAAGCACTTCAGCTGACAATGGATAAAATTGAAAAGAGCTATGGTAAAGGCTCGATAATGCGAATGGGCGATCGCGCCGACGAAGATGTTCCCGCTATTTCATCGGGATCTATTGCACTTGATGTTGCATTAGGTGTTGGTGGATTTCCAAAGGGCCGTGTTATTGAAATTTATGGTCCTGAATCGTCGGGTAAAACAACCCTTGCCATTCATGCAATTGCAGAGGCTCAAAAGGCCGGAGGGATTGCTGCCATTGTTGATGCCGAGCATGCCTTCGATCCTTCCTATGCACGAAAATTAGGAGTTGATATTGATGAACTTCTGATTTCTCAGCCTGATAATGGTGAGCAGGCTTTGGAAATTACCGATAACCTGATTCGCTCGGGAGCCTTGGATATTGTTGTGATCGACTCGGTTGCAGCGCTTACTCCAAAAGCCGAGATAGAAGGCGAAATGGGAGACTCAAAAATGGGGCTTCAGGCACGTTTGATGTCGCAGGCCTTACGTAAACTTACCGCTAATATAAACCGAACAAAAACCTGCTGTATTTTTATTAACCAGTTGCGCGAAAAAATCGGTGTAATGTTTGGTAATCCCGAAACAACAACCGGCGGTAATGCCCTTAAATTTTATGCATCGGTGCGTTTGGATATTCGTCGAATTGGCCAGATTAAAGACGGCGATGAGGTGAATGGTAACCACGTTCGTGTGAAAGTGGTGAAAAACAAGGTGGCACCACCATTCCGTAAGGCTGAATTTGATATTATGTATGGCGAAGGAATTTCCAAATCGGGTGAGATTATCGATTTGGGCGTTCAGTTCAATATTATTAAAAAGAGCGGATCGTGGTTTAGCTATGGCGAAACAAAATTAGGTCAGGGACGCGAAACAGTGCGTCAGTTAGTTATCGATAATCCCGAGCTTGCTCAGGAGTTGGAAACGAAAATTGTTGAAGCCATTACCGGAACCACCACAGAATAG